The DNA segment TTATATTTAGCGATTCCATTGACCCTTGCAGTCTACTTCCTAGCCCAATGGTTTTATAAAAAAACCGCACTAGCTATATTCAATCCGATTTTATTATCGATTGGCGCATTAATCAGTATCATGCTGACATTTGGATTTGAACTTGAAGAATACCAACAAGGCACCAATATTCTGACTCGTTTACTCGAACCAGCAGTAATTGCCCTTGCCTTTCCGTTATTTCAACAGTTTGTGCATGTGAAAGCTAAAATCGTGCCTATTTTAATCGCTTGTAGTGTGGGCGTGATTGTCGGTTTAGTGGTGACGACGTTTGTTGCAATCAGCTTTTCTGCCTCGCCAGAGATCGTCGCCTCACTTGCACCGAAAGCAGTAACAACACCTATCGCAATGGCAATCAGCCACACCATAGGCGGTATTCCTGCAATTTCAGCAATCATGGTT comes from the Moritella yayanosii genome and includes:
- a CDS encoding LrgB family protein; this translates as MILYLAIPLTLAVYFLAQWFYKKTALAIFNPILLSIGALISIMLTFGFELEEYQQGTNILTRLLEPAVIALAFPLFQQFVHVKAKIVPILIACSVGVIVGLVVTTFVAISFSASPEIVASLAPKAVTTPIAMAISHTIGGIPAISAIMVIMVGIFGNVCAPFLLKHLRIRTPEAQGLAIGSGSHVIGTSKAMELSRTHGAFSTTALLISAVLTSVIAPVLYPYLLIWML